The sequence GCCGCaaagccgcgtcggaatttctAGTAATTTCTATTTAAGTTGGGTTCATATAATTCTCAACTTACTCTGAAGTGAGgtttagtgaagtgcttaaggCGCTGGTCTGCTACTCACCTGTATTTTGTTTAAATAGCCATCTAGACATCGCTAATAGAATTACCTGTCTACATTCAGAAAATCTTTAGATTTGAAGAAGAGAAAGGAAGAGCTCTAAACTAGAATAAAGAACGTCGATCGTCTCGCCCAGGTGAGCATATGCTGCATCTGTCGCAGTTGTGATGGTGTTGCATATTATTAACTGTCGGGTATTCTTAACCGTCAGGTCTTGCTTGAGGAAGAAATACATTGATGAATTTCGAGATAGCTTCTCCTGTTTGGCTTTGGCCTCAATTACATGGCCATCGGGGAATCCGGATCTCCAGGATTTCCATGATAAGAGCGTAGGGATCGTGTTTCATTCTCATTTCCCCCACAAACTCTTAAACAAACGGCCTCAGCTCCGGCGAATTTCACTATCACGGTATCACCAGTTCACCACATGCTCTGGTATGTCTGCAAGCAAATATCACTATCACGGTATCAGTATCACCACACGCTCTGATATGCAGACATGTTTCAGTTTTCTTCCTTCCTAACCGGTTAGCAGCAAACATGATATATGCAACAGCAGCCACAACCACAAAGTAGGAAATGCAATGGAATGCTCAGTCGCTGATACACGTcactaatgttttttttttacagcTCATAAATTTGACTAAAGCATCTGGCCATATGCGGAATACTCAGTACTGATTACATGCTTTATTCTgtcaatttatttatttttattcccACAGGATGGCTACAGACCCTAGCCTAGTTTCTTGGGCCTAATCTCAATGCCTTGGACAATAAGACCTCTCTTAGAAGTAGATGATGTCTGCAGTAGGCTAAAGCGCACCTCACCATCATCACTTGCCTTGTTGTAGAACACACCCATCTCCAACTCCATCCAACCATCAGCCCTTTCCTGAGGGAGCACCGGGTTTCTACCATGCCCACGCCGGTAGCTCTTGTTGTATTCTCGCGTCAAGGGCACTGTGATCCGACGATTCACATGCCTGCCTTCGTAGCTTTGGAGGCAGACTTTGCGAATTATTTTCTTTCCTGCAACTGTGTCTATTGATGCCTTCTGCGGCGGATAATCCAGCCCGTAGGATTCAGCAGGTGTCTTGAACACAATGTAAGATGCATAAGCTGTGGCTCGAGATAGCATTTTGCTGTGTATCTTGCCCCGTATTTCAAACCAGCAAACATTCAAGAGTTGAGCAACTTCGAACCTGTGGCAGATTAACAAAGGACAAAATTTATAAGAAACCAATACAGCAAGGATGGTGCCTATGGCCTATGCAAACTTGGAGTACAGACAGTACACACCCAAACTGCTACCCAGTCAATACATACATAGCTCTGCAGCCAACCTTTTAATAATCAGCTTTTTCCTATCTACTAGATCTATAAAAGCCCCATGCCCTAgaacttgaaatttttcaaaatccTCAAAAACTTATTTTTGTTATAGCTCTTGCGGCTGCTGAAGCAGCTATTGGACTATCCATTCTTTCTTCCATCCATCGTAACAGGAAATCAACTTGTATCAATCAATctaattttttgaataattaGACATAGAATCCTCTAAACAAAGGCGCATATATAATAATACAGAACATTAAGATGAATAGAAATATAATCTTATTTTCTTATTAGTGTTTAATAATATCCATTTTTTGAGTAGGTTATTTCATAGTATTCTTTTTTACTTATTGAATATTGAATTTTTGCAATTCATTGATATTGCAATTTGAATATTGCAATAAATTATATTGAAAAGATGATACCGAGTTTATTGGCTAATTCGAATTAGTATGTAGAATTTATATAATTATGACTGTTGAAGTCTTAAATTCAAGTATCTTGGCTCTTTTCACGCTTTCTCACAAACAGATTAAGAAATATATTGCATTATTTGTTAAAGTTTGGATAATACATCAATAGAAAATATAACACATAACTTCCGAAACTTAGCATAAATCGTG comes from Panicum virgatum strain AP13 chromosome 4K, P.virgatum_v5, whole genome shotgun sequence and encodes:
- the LOC120704868 gene encoding F-box protein PP2-B10-like yields the protein MGSAPDTCEIARLPEDLLSAALALATPRGACRAAAVSRAFRDAAGTDAVWARFVPRDLPPIAAEELAGPAPPSKKELFLRLSDRRLPVLLADGLRIRPVPNNALLAYGFKSMWLDRGSGAKCYMLLARGLHISWGDACYWRWMYLPDSRFEVAQLLNVCWFEIRGKIHSKMLSRATAYASYIVFKTPAESYGLDYPPQKASIDTVAGKKIIRKVCLQSYEGRHVNRRITVPLTREYNKSYRRGHGRNPVLPQERADGWMELEMGVFYNKASDDGEVRFSLLQTSSTSKRGLIVQGIEIRPKKLG